AACAATCCAAAAAAACATGAATACACCAAAAGCAGACTAGAGACACATGCATACGGAGACACTGTGTTTCCTCCCTTCCAACGAAGCGGGTACGAAACGCGTCGACTCTATACACATGTAcaaacgaagacgcagacacccTCCACTGtttttttgcatgcaacgaCACATCTGTGGACAAGGGACGACTCTTCACACATAGAAATCCATGCAGAGATAGACGTTCGGCGctgtccttctctgcatctcttaTTCCTTCTGCACAAAAGAAAATACAACACaacgtctcctttctcgacgtctgcggagacaggggagacagtCGAGGTGGTGCTACATGCATGCCTATCTGTCTGCATGAATGAGCACAAGAGTCGTGTCCACGGTCTCAATCCTAAACGAAAATTTCTTAACTTCACTATTCTCACAAAGGGCTCCATTGATAAGGGGGGACAGAAATACTACAGACCTCCGGACTTTGACAGTCTTTTGACACCGCATAATCTGTTGAAAAAACTGTCCTGGGGCGAGTGTAACCGTGGATAGGCGCAACGCGAGTTTCGCAACGTCACCAGATGATCAAAACTGTTTCAAGAGAGTTGGGGACTTCCCTATCTGTCATCTGAGCGTATTCACCTAGACGCAGCAGAACTACAGGACTCCCGCTCACAGATTCGGTACTCAGAACTCCTTGTCGCTGCAACCCACCACACTGTTTTCCCCTTGTTGAGGACAGTCCCGgaacgtttttctttcgcagaCAGATCTCAGTTTACCTTGTCTTCGCAGGAAATAGACAGCGAGCTATCCGCCTCGTTGTAGTGAAGAATGCACTGCAAGCGTGTACCATCTTGCAGAAGAACCAACACTGCCATGCCCGCCAGCAGACGTCGGTGCAGGTCTTCGATATCCGCAGCAGTCACTTGTGGAGCTGATAAACGAGAAATCGGAAGGCACAGATGTCGCAAGAAATTCGAAGAAACTCTCTGCGGAAGCGTTGTCCCTTGAATCGGACGGTTTGAGCAAGGGCGAAActccagaagaaaaggatcTGGAAATCTTGTCACTTTTCACGGACTGCACGCAGCCTCGTCACCCCCTAAGAGTCACGCGCGGGCGGCTCACCGAAGACACAAAGAAACTGGAAGAGGATGATCAGAAGCGATGTACATACGGAGGTCGGATGCCTACTCGCATTTGAAACAGGCACGACTGCAcgagtttctgtttcctAGCGTTCCCCACGAAAACGGAACTTTCAGAAAAAAGGTTTACTCAAGTGAAATCTACTCGAAACCAATCGAAGAAGGCATAGCTGGCTGGTGACACTGCGTGGATGTGGtgaggcagacgaagctAGATTGGGCAGGAAAAATGTAAAGCAAAAACTCGTGAACTCAGATTGGTACGTTAATCTCCACATCGACAGAAAACACCCGTAAGTTAAAAGACATGCTTTGGTCGGATGCGGAGTCTATGGAAGGAAAAAATTGTGGCGTTTACAGTCGGAGCGGGGCAACAGTAACAGCATACTTTCGGCAGACAAAAAAATCAAGCATTCTCATGAACCACCCAACTGACTGGGAGATTCTCTAAGAACGCCGCTTTCGAGTTCGACATCCTCGGTTTGGAGCGTCCGGAGGCCCCTCTATGAAATGGAAATGCATGGTGTTGAAGGAAATTCGCAAGAAATCAGTTTTTCCGCTTCTGAGAGAGCTTCAGCAGCTACGCAGTGCGATTTAGGTCAGCAACTGCTGCGTTTTTCCGCTGGGAACACCGCAAATCTCACCTGAAGCTGCATGGGAAGCCCGATGCGAAGGCGATCTTTTTCCGGActtgtctcccttttttctctcgtaCCGGGACTTTTCTCCCTTGGTCTTGCCAGCGTTTTCCTGCTGCATCACCTGGcgctcctcgctctcctccacGGCACAGCACGAGCTGACAGCTCCCATTTTAGACGGCCGAGTAAAACAAAAGgaccaagagagaagacaaaaaacacTCTTCTGACAGAAgtcagagacgaaaaaaaaattGTAGGAATGTCTCTAGAACTTCGGTCTTCAAGACCAGGGCACAGCAGCCTATCGAAGACGGGGAATCCAAAGTAGCTCGCTGACGGCGAACAGCCGTTTTGCTCGGACAAAGAAAATACAAATCTTTTGAGAGAATGTCTCCAGCGAGccgaacgaagaaggaagcccagaggagagaagggaagctCGAGTTGTAAAAATCAGAAAAGCGGGAGGGACAACGTgagcgagacgcagaccAACACGCAAGAAATGCGTTTTACGGTCGCCTTTGGACATATAATTTTGCGAAACCTGCGCCAGGtttctggaaaaaaacacaaaccGAAGCGCGAAGAGCCTCGCGGAGTCTTTCTTGCTAAAGCACAAAGAATCTGAGAGGTCTTCTTCATGTGAATTTGCGGTGACGTCTTTTGAGTCCTTGCACGCGCACGTCGCGCGAGAACCTCGGAAGAATTGTGTTTTAGGAGAAAGTCAAAAAAACTATCGCACCCGGAAAACCGGGAACCGCATCCGAAGCAAAAGCAAAGagctgctgcagagaaagcccAGAATTCAACCAAAACGCGAAGGCTGAAATCGTGGACCTAGTCCGCTGCCCAGGACCCCGAAAGAGCGAGCCGGTCTCGCTTCGTGGCAAAGATTTCCAGGAAGAGATTAAGAAAAGCCGAGGCCGTTTACACctagaaagagacagaagcagctgaagatGAATGCAGCAAGACATGAACAAGTCGCGAAACTCACTCCATAACGCTAAGACGCAAGAGCGCTGCAGCTCAGTGCAGGCAGCTAGCACGCTTGTGCGCAGTCCGCAGGTACCGCACCGGGATCCATGAAATAAAGCTGCCGTTCTCGGCTTGAGTTGCCCGTACCCGTGCGAAAACAGGATGCAAGAAAAAGCACAAACGTGGCATCTTCTGGGGAAAGGTGGAGTTGTTCGCCCAgtgggaagcgaagaacgacGCAAGTGCTTTCGACTGCGTCTAGGCGAAAGAAAGCGGGTCCCGCGTGTCTTCGATGCACGACGCACGAGCTCATTGTAGGGGGAAAAGGGGAATCGGTTTTAGCCACGTGAAACCAGCAATGTGTTGGGGCTGTTGGGTTTGTGGCTTTGCTTTTTCAAGATCGTGTAAGAACCCAATCAAATTTCCGAGCAAGCATCCGGAGTGTGAAATGCAACGGTGGACCCATGTCTTACGCGCAGACAGGTCTTTCCACGTTTGTAGGCACCGGATGAGGCGTTTTGTTCCACTGAAGGAAGAGGCTTGTCTAGTTTTTTCGAAAAATGCCTAGTGTCTTCGCAGAGATGACATATCGATGTGCAAGTGCACATGAACATGTATAAAGACATACGCACTCAAGGATAGCGTCGTTCGTTGTCACATGAAGTTCTGCGTTCAGCAGCTGCCAGTTATTTCGGCCAGTCTTGTGAACGCCAACTCGAGAAACAAAGGCGATCGGGAAATGTGGAAACGGACTTATGCCGAGGCACTGGCGAGGGAACCGAAATCGGTTTGTAATTGAATGGCATTTATGAGGGCGGACAGCAATGGTTGCTGAAGTGTATCCAAGCTTGTGACGAGTGATTCCCTCTTTCACGATCTCGTATTTCCTAGTACCATCTATGGACTCTTTCGGTCTGATCCTAAGTACATAGTGATCTATATAATAGACACATGGAACTCGGCAAGCAATACTCGATTTATATAAGCGACAGGCATCCCGATTATAGATCTGGTGGTATATAAAACCTAATCCTGATTGAGTTAAATAATTCAAAGTAAGGCTCAACGGTGCACAAATATAGATGTCCTGTCTCAAAACCTCGGTGTAACGATGAATTTGCAGACGGGTAgatcctcgtctttctcgtcacCTAAAAACGTTACGACCCCAGGGAAGCAGGCACCATGCACCACGGAAACGCCAGGGTCATCTTCCTCGTGGTTTCCTAAATACACATTTGCCTATATTTATAAATTCACGCGACTTCTACAAGCACATGTGTTTGAATGCAGGAGGTGGGTCCGAAAACGCTGAAAACATCTACGAAATCTTGTGCTTGTCAAACATCAGACTGTGGCAGAGACTATTTTATCAAGAGGCGATAATGCGACGGTGCGTCAAAAGCCTTGGTTTGGCAGGAGGGGTTTGTATAGGGAGATTTGCGATTCTTTTAAAAGACAAACACCTCCAACACACAACATGACAGAAACAACGTCTCCGATgtagacagagaagacatgcACGTCTCCCACAGAAACATCGTCGAAGACGAACAGACCGCTTTTTTCAGACGCAATGAACTAAAACTCTCTCGTGTCAATCTTTCTTTCATGTAAATCCACCCCGCAAAACACTGGACTTTCCGACCGCTTCCATAGCTCGCAGGTTGCATGAATGTGTCAGTATTCGGATGCATGTGAAAAGTGAAGGCATCCACAGATTTTCCTGTGTACGCAGATGAAGGAGAAATGCGTCTGTACACGTCTACGCAGGTCTCCCTCGCGGGCGCCGGGGAATGTCacttcttttgcttccttGTACTTTCTCGAACACCGAGGAACCATCTGGTTCTGCACACATTTCATCTCAGAGAAAcggcttccctctctcccctaATCCTGAGTAGGCTCTTgccgcagagaaaagaggaaagcgtAGCTCGCGGTGATCCAGCGACTCAACAGGCGGGAGGCAACACACAGTCGTcgaacttggatccggtgaAGACAGACCTTCACGATCTACATCGGTAGACCAACAAGCAACATCATcgctgaggagagaaagcggggATCTAAGAGAATCAGATCGTTTTTGCCGCCTGCACGAGATCCCGCGCAGACACATGTACCTATGAATTTGATAGAACTGAGGAAGACGCTCGTCAACCGAACTCGCTGCCTTGCGGAGACGAGGACTCTTGTGCCCACTCAAAAAATGAATTCTCTAAACGTAGGTAAGATGCCTCACAACGCGTACCGCCCTCGCGATCCGAAACCTCTCCCCTGCATCCCGTTCTGTCGCTGCCGACCACTGGTTCGTGCTCCGAcatacacagacacacaaaagCCGAGCTGCATCTCCATACACAGACAACTTCACACACCGCAAGGCGTGCAGGCCTTCTCGGTGAACAAGATACACTCCAGCGGATGTCCTCCGATGTTCCATTCGCACCCGCAGAGAAAACTCGGTCGACCGAGTCTTAAAAATTTCGCTTCGGCCGCGGTGCGTTGTCGGCAGTCGGCCGTGACGAATCTTGAAACTCCACACTGGACGCCCCACCTAATAAGCCagcatctctctcctctttcccgAACACAAACGCTCTCCTTACAAACATGTACATGCAACCATCGGCGCATTCGCACATTCAAAAATCCACATGAAAGCCAAAGGACATGTTCCCccaaacacagaaacgcatgcagagggaaggagatTGATACCTTCACACAGTTACGGAGAGATGTAGAAACAGAGATACAGATGGACATAGATGCAGATAAATATCGATACACACGtaaatatagatatagatatatagacatgcagatacagagagaaagagccgCGTTTCTGTGTACATTTAAGCTAGACTATCGGTGAGCTGAGTCCACATTTGAATGAGGCAGCGGATAAGACGATCGTGGATTTTTCGAGACGTGTGAGAGAAGCCGCTTAGGCCATAGTGCTCCATGAACAGGCAGTCCCTGATCGCCTAATCACCCCAACAGGCAGCACCCTCCTCTTTTTGAAAGGAGGAGCTGAGCAGACATTCGGAGAGATCGACTAAGACGAGCAGCAGCatcgctctctcccctcaGAACCGGATATCGAAGAAACGTCGAATCCCAATTGGTGCCGATTTTGTTGTAGCGTCTCCACGGAAACCACGCGCGTAGAGACGAgactctcgtctctctccgactctcttctctctccgactctcgtctctctccgactctcttctctctccgactctcgtctctctccgactctcttctctctccgactctcttctctctccgactctcttctctctccgactctcttctctctccgactctcgtctctctccgactctcgtctctctccgactctcttctctctccgactctcgtctctctccgactctcttctctctccgactctcttctctctccgactctcgtctctctccgactctcttctctctccgactctcgtctctctccgactctcttctctctccgactctcttctctctccgactctcttctctctccgacgctcttctctctccgactctcgtctctctccgactctcttctctctccaactCTCTTCTGCACCATCAACGCGTCCATCCCTGTGAATTCCCCAGCCCC
This genomic interval from Toxoplasma gondii ME49 chromosome VIIb, whole genome shotgun sequence contains the following:
- the ISP1 gene encoding IMC sub-compartment protein ISP1 (encoded by transcript TGME49_260820~Product name based on PMID:21423671;20844581;20658557.), with the translated sequence MGAVSSCCAVEESEERQVMQQENAGKTKGEKSRYERKKGDKSGKRSPSHRASHAASAPQVTAADIEDLHRRLLAGMAVLVLLQDGTRLQCILHYNEADSSLSISCEDKVRVIPLSDIKALLHTRDQLQRVETKANLVDDESCVALHLLESGNCIPLRFDGVKDKTCFVDLLKKLKA